The following coding sequences lie in one Vicugna pacos chromosome 5, VicPac4, whole genome shotgun sequence genomic window:
- the PRPF40A gene encoding pre-mRNA-processing factor 40 homolog A isoform X2 gives MQATPSEAEAGGESPKSCVSAAQPDWTAGKPVSLLAPLIPPRSAGQPLTFGPSGRQPLRSLLVGMCSGSGRRRSSLSPTMRPGTGAERGGLMVSEMESHPPSRGPGDGERRLSGSSLCSSSWVSADGFLRRRPSMGHPGMHYAPMGMHPMGQRANMPPVPHGMMPQMMPPMGGPPMGQMPGMMSSVMPGMMMSHMSQASMQPALPPGVNNMDVAAGATSGAKSMWTEHKSPDGRTYYYNTETKQSTWEKPDDLKTPAEQLLSKCPWKEYKSDSGKPYYYNSQTKESRWAKPKELEDLEGYQNTIVAGSLITKSNLHAMIKAEESSKQEECTTTSAAPVPTTEIPTTMSTMAAAEAAAAVVAAAAAAAAAAAAANAGASTSASSTVSGTVPVVPEPEVTSIVATVVDNENTVTISTEEQAQLTSTPAVQDQGVEASGNTGEETSKQETVADFTPKKEEEESQPAKKTYTWNTKEEAKQAFKELLKEKRVPSNASWEQAMKMIINDPRYSALAKLSEKKQAFNAYKVQTEKEEKEEARSKYKEAKESFQRFLENHEKMTSTTRYKKAEQMFGEMEVWNAISERDRLEIYEDVLFFLSKKEKEQAKQLRKRNWEALKNILDNMANVTYSTTWSEAQQYLMDNPTFAEDEELQNMDKEDALICFEEHIRALEKEEEEEKQKSLLRERRRQRKNRESFQIFLDELHEHGQLHSMSSWMELYPTISSDIRFTNMLGQPGSTALDLFKFYVEDLKARYHDEKKIIKDILKDKGFVVEVNTTFEDFVAIISSTKRSTTLDAGNIKLAFNSLLEKAEAREREREKEEARKMKRKESAFKSMLKQATPPIELDAVWEDIRERFVKEPAFEDITLESERKRIFKDFMHVLEHECQHHHSKNKKHSKKSKKHHRKRSRSRSGSDSDDDDSHSKKKRQRSESRSASEHSSSAESERSYKKSKKHKKKSKKRRHKSDSPESDAEREKDKKEKDRESEKDRTRQRSESKHKSPKKKTGKDSGNWDTSGSELSEGELEKRRRTLLEQLDDDQ, from the exons ATGCAGGCGACGCCGAGTGAGGCTGAGGCTGGGGGCGAATCGCCGAAGAGCTGCGTGTCCGCAGCGCAGCCTGATTGGACGGCGGGGAAGCCTGTCAGCTTATTGGCCCCGCTGATCCCGCCCCGTAGCGCAGGGCAGCCTTTAACCTTTGGCCCCAGTGGGCGCCAGCCACTAAGATCGCTTCTTGTTGGTATGTGTAGCGGCAGCGGCCGCCGGCGGAGCAGTCTGAGCCCGACGATGAGGCCGGGGACGGGAGCTGAGCGTGGAGGCCTCATGGTGAGTGAAATGGAGAGCCATCCTCCCTCGCGGGGTCCCGGGGACGGGGAGCGGAGATTGTCCGGCTCAAGCCTCTGCTCCAGCTCTTGGGTCTCTGCTGACGGCTTCCTGAGGAGACGGCCCTCG ATGGGGCATCCTGGCATGCATTATGCCCCAATGGGCATGCACCCTATGGGTCAGAGAGCGAATATGCCGCCTGTACCTCATGGAATGATGCCACAAATGATGCCCCCTATGGGAGGGCCACCAATGGGACAA ATGCCTGGAATGATGTCTTCAGTAATGCCTGGAATGATGATGTCTCATATGTCTCAGGCTTCCATGCAGCCTGCCTTACCG CCAGGAGTAAATAATATGGATGTAGCAGCAG gtgcaaCATCAGGCGCA aaATCAATGTGGACTGAACATAAATCACCTGATGGACGGACCTACTACTACAATACTGAGACTAAACAGTCTACTTGGGAGAAACCAGATGATCTTAAAACTCCTGCTGAG caACTTTTATCTAAATGCCCTTGGAAGGAGTACAAATCTGACTCTGGAAAGCCTTACTATTACAATTCTCAAACAAAAGAATCCCGCTGGGCCAAACCTAAAGAACTTGAGGATCTTGAag GATACCAGAATACCATTGTTGCTGGAAGTCTTATTACAAAATCAAACCTGCATG cAATGATCAAAGCTGAAGAAAGCAG TAAGCAAGAAGAGTGCACCACAACATCAGCAGCCCCCGTTCCTACAACAGAGATCCCTACCACGATGAGCACCATGGCAGCCGCAGAAGCGGCGGCTGCCGTTgttgcagcggcggcggcagcggcggcggctgctgctgcgGCCAATGCCGGTGCTTCCACCTCTGCTTCTAGTACTGTCAGTGGAACTGTTCCAGTCGTTCCTGAGCCTGAGGTTACTTCGATTGTTGCTACTGTTGTAGATAATGAAAACACAGTAACAATTTCAACTGAAGAACAAGCACAACTTACTAGTACCCCTGCTGTTCAGGATCAGGGTGTTGAAGCGTCCGGTAATACTGGAGAAGAAACGTCTAAGCAGGAAACTGTAGCTGA TTTTACTCcgaaaaaagaagaggaggaaagccaACCAGCAAAAAAAACATACACTTGGAATACAAAGGAGGAGGCAAAGCAAGCATTTAAAGAACTATTGAAAGAAAAG CGGGTACCATCTAATGCTTCATGGGAGCAAGCTATGAAAATGATCATTAATGATCCACGATACAG TGCTTTAGCAAAGTTGAGTGAAAAAAAGCAGGCCTTTAATGCTTATAAagtccagacagagaaagaagaaaaagaagaagcaaGATCTAAATACAAAGAGGCTAAGGAATCCTTTCAGCGTTTTCTTGAAAATCATGAAAAAATGACTTCAACAACTAGATACAA AAAAGCAGAGCAAATGTTTGGAGAGATGGAAGTCTGGAATGCAATATCAGAACGTGATCGTCTTGAAATCTACGAAgatgttttattctttctttcaaaaaaagaaaag GAGCAAGCAAAGCAGTTGCGAAAAAGGAATTGGGAAGCCTTGAAAAACATACTTGACAACATGGCTAATGTAACATACTCTACTACTTGGTCTGAAGCCCAGCAGTATCTGATGGATAATCCAACATTTGCAGAAGATGAGGAATTACAGA acatggataaagaagatgcattaATTTGCTTTGAAGAACACATTCGGGctttagaaaaggaagaagaagaagaaaaacagaagagtttGTTGAGGGAAAGGAGACGACAGCGTAAAAATAGAGAATCTTTTcag ATATTTTTAGATGAACTGCATGAACATGGACAACTGCATTCTATGTCGTCTTGGATGGAGTTGTATCCAACAATTAGTTCTGATATTAGATTCACTAATATGCTTGGTCAGCCGG GATCAACTGCACTTGACCTTTTCAAGTTTTATGTTGAGGATCTTAAAGCACGTTACCATGATGAGAAGAAGATAATAAAAGACATTCTAAAG GATAAAGGATTTGTAGTTGAAGTAAATACTACTTTTGAAGACTTTGTGGCAATAATCAGCTCAACTAAGAGATCAACCACGTTAGATGCTGGAAATATTAAGTTGGCTTTCAATAGT ttactagaAAAGGCAGAAGCCCGTGAacgtgaaagagaaaaagaggaggctCGGAAGATGAAACgaaaagaatctgcatttaagaGTATGTTGAAACAAGCTACTCCTCCAATAGAATTGGATGCTGTCTGGGAAGAT ATCCGGGAGAGATTTGTAAAAGAGCCAGCATTCGAGGACATAACTCTAGAGTCTGAAAGGAAACgaatatttaaagattttatgCATGTGCTTGAG CATGAATGTCAACATCATCATTCAAAGAACAAGAAACAttctaaaaaatctaaaaaacatCACAGGAAACGTTCCCGTTCTCGATCG GGGTCAGATTCAGATGATGATGACAGCCactcaaagaaaaaaagacagcgaTCAGAGTCTCGTTCTGCTTCAGAACATTCTTCTAGCGCTGAATCTG AGAGAAGTTATAAGAAGTCAAAAAAACATAAGAAGAAAAGCaagaagagaagacataaatcT gACTCTCCAGAGTCAGATGCTGAACGAGagaaggataaaaaagaaaaagaccggGAAAGCGAAAAAGATAGAACTAGACAAAGATCAGAATCAAAACACAAATCACCCAAGAAAAAGACTGGAAAGGATTCT ggTAATTGGGATACTTCTGGCAGTGAACTGAGTGAAGGGGAATTGGAAAAGCGCAGAAGGACCCTTTTGGAGCAACTGGATGATGATcaataa
- the PRPF40A gene encoding pre-mRNA-processing factor 40 homolog A isoform X9 has protein sequence MCSGSGRRRSSLSPTMRPGTGAERGGLMMGHPGMHYAPMGMHPMGQRANMPPVPHGMMPQMMPPMGGPPMGQMPGMMSSVMPGMMMSHMSQASMQPALPPGVNNMDVAAGATSGAKSMWTEHKSPDGRTYYYNTETKQSTWEKPDDLKTPAEQLLSKCPWKEYKSDSGKPYYYNSQTKESRWAKPKELEDLEGYQNTIVAGSLITKSNLHAMIKAEESSKQEECTTTSAAPVPTTEIPTTMSTMAAAEAAAAVVAAAAAAAAAAAAANAGASTSASSTVSGTVPVVPEPEVTSIVATVVDNENTVTISTEEQAQLTSTPAVQDQGVEASGNTGEETSKQETVADFTPKKEEEESQPAKKTYTWNTKEEAKQAFKELLKEKRVPSNASWEQAMKMIINDPRYSALAKLSEKKQAFNAYKVQTEKEEKEEARSKYKEAKESFQRFLENHEKMTSTTRYKKAEQMFGEMEVWNAISERDRLEIYEDVLFFLSKKEKEQAKQLRKRNWEALKNILDNMANVTYSTTWSEAQQYLMDNPTFAEDEELQNMDKEDALICFEEHIRALEKEEEEEKQKSLLRERRRQRKNRESFQIFLDELHEHGQLHSMSSWMELYPTISSDIRFTNMLGQPVFSLGSTALDLFKFYVEDLKARYHDEKKIIKDILKDKGFVVEVNTTFEDFVAIISSTKRSTTLDAGNIKLAFNSLLEKAEAREREREKEEARKMKRKESAFKSMLKQATPPIELDAVWEDIRERFVKEPAFEDITLESERKRIFKDFMHVLEHECQHHHSKNKKHSKKSKKHHRKRSRSRSGSDSDDDDSHSKKKRQRSESRSASEHSSSAESERSYKKSKKHKKKSKKRRHKSDSPESDAEREKDKKEKDRESEKDRTRQRSESKHKSPKKKTGKDSGNWDTSGSELSEGELEKRRRTLLEQLDDDQ, from the exons ATGTGTAGCGGCAGCGGCCGCCGGCGGAGCAGTCTGAGCCCGACGATGAGGCCGGGGACGGGAGCTGAGCGTGGAGGCCTCATG ATGGGGCATCCTGGCATGCATTATGCCCCAATGGGCATGCACCCTATGGGTCAGAGAGCGAATATGCCGCCTGTACCTCATGGAATGATGCCACAAATGATGCCCCCTATGGGAGGGCCACCAATGGGACAA ATGCCTGGAATGATGTCTTCAGTAATGCCTGGAATGATGATGTCTCATATGTCTCAGGCTTCCATGCAGCCTGCCTTACCG CCAGGAGTAAATAATATGGATGTAGCAGCAG gtgcaaCATCAGGCGCA aaATCAATGTGGACTGAACATAAATCACCTGATGGACGGACCTACTACTACAATACTGAGACTAAACAGTCTACTTGGGAGAAACCAGATGATCTTAAAACTCCTGCTGAG caACTTTTATCTAAATGCCCTTGGAAGGAGTACAAATCTGACTCTGGAAAGCCTTACTATTACAATTCTCAAACAAAAGAATCCCGCTGGGCCAAACCTAAAGAACTTGAGGATCTTGAag GATACCAGAATACCATTGTTGCTGGAAGTCTTATTACAAAATCAAACCTGCATG cAATGATCAAAGCTGAAGAAAGCAG TAAGCAAGAAGAGTGCACCACAACATCAGCAGCCCCCGTTCCTACAACAGAGATCCCTACCACGATGAGCACCATGGCAGCCGCAGAAGCGGCGGCTGCCGTTgttgcagcggcggcggcagcggcggcggctgctgctgcgGCCAATGCCGGTGCTTCCACCTCTGCTTCTAGTACTGTCAGTGGAACTGTTCCAGTCGTTCCTGAGCCTGAGGTTACTTCGATTGTTGCTACTGTTGTAGATAATGAAAACACAGTAACAATTTCAACTGAAGAACAAGCACAACTTACTAGTACCCCTGCTGTTCAGGATCAGGGTGTTGAAGCGTCCGGTAATACTGGAGAAGAAACGTCTAAGCAGGAAACTGTAGCTGA TTTTACTCcgaaaaaagaagaggaggaaagccaACCAGCAAAAAAAACATACACTTGGAATACAAAGGAGGAGGCAAAGCAAGCATTTAAAGAACTATTGAAAGAAAAG CGGGTACCATCTAATGCTTCATGGGAGCAAGCTATGAAAATGATCATTAATGATCCACGATACAG TGCTTTAGCAAAGTTGAGTGAAAAAAAGCAGGCCTTTAATGCTTATAAagtccagacagagaaagaagaaaaagaagaagcaaGATCTAAATACAAAGAGGCTAAGGAATCCTTTCAGCGTTTTCTTGAAAATCATGAAAAAATGACTTCAACAACTAGATACAA AAAAGCAGAGCAAATGTTTGGAGAGATGGAAGTCTGGAATGCAATATCAGAACGTGATCGTCTTGAAATCTACGAAgatgttttattctttctttcaaaaaaagaaaag GAGCAAGCAAAGCAGTTGCGAAAAAGGAATTGGGAAGCCTTGAAAAACATACTTGACAACATGGCTAATGTAACATACTCTACTACTTGGTCTGAAGCCCAGCAGTATCTGATGGATAATCCAACATTTGCAGAAGATGAGGAATTACAGA acatggataaagaagatgcattaATTTGCTTTGAAGAACACATTCGGGctttagaaaaggaagaagaagaagaaaaacagaagagtttGTTGAGGGAAAGGAGACGACAGCGTAAAAATAGAGAATCTTTTcag ATATTTTTAGATGAACTGCATGAACATGGACAACTGCATTCTATGTCGTCTTGGATGGAGTTGTATCCAACAATTAGTTCTGATATTAGATTCACTAATATGCTTGGTCAGCCGG TTTTTTCATTAGGATCAACTGCACTTGACCTTTTCAAGTTTTATGTTGAGGATCTTAAAGCACGTTACCATGATGAGAAGAAGATAATAAAAGACATTCTAAAG GATAAAGGATTTGTAGTTGAAGTAAATACTACTTTTGAAGACTTTGTGGCAATAATCAGCTCAACTAAGAGATCAACCACGTTAGATGCTGGAAATATTAAGTTGGCTTTCAATAGT ttactagaAAAGGCAGAAGCCCGTGAacgtgaaagagaaaaagaggaggctCGGAAGATGAAACgaaaagaatctgcatttaagaGTATGTTGAAACAAGCTACTCCTCCAATAGAATTGGATGCTGTCTGGGAAGAT ATCCGGGAGAGATTTGTAAAAGAGCCAGCATTCGAGGACATAACTCTAGAGTCTGAAAGGAAACgaatatttaaagattttatgCATGTGCTTGAG CATGAATGTCAACATCATCATTCAAAGAACAAGAAACAttctaaaaaatctaaaaaacatCACAGGAAACGTTCCCGTTCTCGATCG GGGTCAGATTCAGATGATGATGACAGCCactcaaagaaaaaaagacagcgaTCAGAGTCTCGTTCTGCTTCAGAACATTCTTCTAGCGCTGAATCTG AGAGAAGTTATAAGAAGTCAAAAAAACATAAGAAGAAAAGCaagaagagaagacataaatcT gACTCTCCAGAGTCAGATGCTGAACGAGagaaggataaaaaagaaaaagaccggGAAAGCGAAAAAGATAGAACTAGACAAAGATCAGAATCAAAACACAAATCACCCAAGAAAAAGACTGGAAAGGATTCT ggTAATTGGGATACTTCTGGCAGTGAACTGAGTGAAGGGGAATTGGAAAAGCGCAGAAGGACCCTTTTGGAGCAACTGGATGATGATcaataa
- the PRPF40A gene encoding pre-mRNA-processing factor 40 homolog A isoform X1 produces the protein MQATPSEAEAGGESPKSCVSAAQPDWTAGKPVSLLAPLIPPRSAGQPLTFGPSGRQPLRSLLVGMCSGSGRRRSSLSPTMRPGTGAERGGLMVSEMESHPPSRGPGDGERRLSGSSLCSSSWVSADGFLRRRPSMGHPGMHYAPMGMHPMGQRANMPPVPHGMMPQMMPPMGGPPMGQMPGMMSSVMPGMMMSHMSQASMQPALPPGVNNMDVAAGATSGAKSMWTEHKSPDGRTYYYNTETKQSTWEKPDDLKTPAEQLLSKCPWKEYKSDSGKPYYYNSQTKESRWAKPKELEDLEGYQNTIVAGSLITKSNLHAMIKAEESSKQEECTTTSAAPVPTTEIPTTMSTMAAAEAAAAVVAAAAAAAAAAAAANAGASTSASSTVSGTVPVVPEPEVTSIVATVVDNENTVTISTEEQAQLTSTPAVQDQGVEASGNTGEETSKQETVADFTPKKEEEESQPAKKTYTWNTKEEAKQAFKELLKEKRVPSNASWEQAMKMIINDPRYSALAKLSEKKQAFNAYKVQTEKEEKEEARSKYKEAKESFQRFLENHEKMTSTTRYKKAEQMFGEMEVWNAISERDRLEIYEDVLFFLSKKEKEQAKQLRKRNWEALKNILDNMANVTYSTTWSEAQQYLMDNPTFAEDEELQNMDKEDALICFEEHIRALEKEEEEEKQKSLLRERRRQRKNRESFQIFLDELHEHGQLHSMSSWMELYPTISSDIRFTNMLGQPVFSLGSTALDLFKFYVEDLKARYHDEKKIIKDILKDKGFVVEVNTTFEDFVAIISSTKRSTTLDAGNIKLAFNSLLEKAEAREREREKEEARKMKRKESAFKSMLKQATPPIELDAVWEDIRERFVKEPAFEDITLESERKRIFKDFMHVLEHECQHHHSKNKKHSKKSKKHHRKRSRSRSGSDSDDDDSHSKKKRQRSESRSASEHSSSAESERSYKKSKKHKKKSKKRRHKSDSPESDAEREKDKKEKDRESEKDRTRQRSESKHKSPKKKTGKDSGNWDTSGSELSEGELEKRRRTLLEQLDDDQ, from the exons ATGCAGGCGACGCCGAGTGAGGCTGAGGCTGGGGGCGAATCGCCGAAGAGCTGCGTGTCCGCAGCGCAGCCTGATTGGACGGCGGGGAAGCCTGTCAGCTTATTGGCCCCGCTGATCCCGCCCCGTAGCGCAGGGCAGCCTTTAACCTTTGGCCCCAGTGGGCGCCAGCCACTAAGATCGCTTCTTGTTGGTATGTGTAGCGGCAGCGGCCGCCGGCGGAGCAGTCTGAGCCCGACGATGAGGCCGGGGACGGGAGCTGAGCGTGGAGGCCTCATGGTGAGTGAAATGGAGAGCCATCCTCCCTCGCGGGGTCCCGGGGACGGGGAGCGGAGATTGTCCGGCTCAAGCCTCTGCTCCAGCTCTTGGGTCTCTGCTGACGGCTTCCTGAGGAGACGGCCCTCG ATGGGGCATCCTGGCATGCATTATGCCCCAATGGGCATGCACCCTATGGGTCAGAGAGCGAATATGCCGCCTGTACCTCATGGAATGATGCCACAAATGATGCCCCCTATGGGAGGGCCACCAATGGGACAA ATGCCTGGAATGATGTCTTCAGTAATGCCTGGAATGATGATGTCTCATATGTCTCAGGCTTCCATGCAGCCTGCCTTACCG CCAGGAGTAAATAATATGGATGTAGCAGCAG gtgcaaCATCAGGCGCA aaATCAATGTGGACTGAACATAAATCACCTGATGGACGGACCTACTACTACAATACTGAGACTAAACAGTCTACTTGGGAGAAACCAGATGATCTTAAAACTCCTGCTGAG caACTTTTATCTAAATGCCCTTGGAAGGAGTACAAATCTGACTCTGGAAAGCCTTACTATTACAATTCTCAAACAAAAGAATCCCGCTGGGCCAAACCTAAAGAACTTGAGGATCTTGAag GATACCAGAATACCATTGTTGCTGGAAGTCTTATTACAAAATCAAACCTGCATG cAATGATCAAAGCTGAAGAAAGCAG TAAGCAAGAAGAGTGCACCACAACATCAGCAGCCCCCGTTCCTACAACAGAGATCCCTACCACGATGAGCACCATGGCAGCCGCAGAAGCGGCGGCTGCCGTTgttgcagcggcggcggcagcggcggcggctgctgctgcgGCCAATGCCGGTGCTTCCACCTCTGCTTCTAGTACTGTCAGTGGAACTGTTCCAGTCGTTCCTGAGCCTGAGGTTACTTCGATTGTTGCTACTGTTGTAGATAATGAAAACACAGTAACAATTTCAACTGAAGAACAAGCACAACTTACTAGTACCCCTGCTGTTCAGGATCAGGGTGTTGAAGCGTCCGGTAATACTGGAGAAGAAACGTCTAAGCAGGAAACTGTAGCTGA TTTTACTCcgaaaaaagaagaggaggaaagccaACCAGCAAAAAAAACATACACTTGGAATACAAAGGAGGAGGCAAAGCAAGCATTTAAAGAACTATTGAAAGAAAAG CGGGTACCATCTAATGCTTCATGGGAGCAAGCTATGAAAATGATCATTAATGATCCACGATACAG TGCTTTAGCAAAGTTGAGTGAAAAAAAGCAGGCCTTTAATGCTTATAAagtccagacagagaaagaagaaaaagaagaagcaaGATCTAAATACAAAGAGGCTAAGGAATCCTTTCAGCGTTTTCTTGAAAATCATGAAAAAATGACTTCAACAACTAGATACAA AAAAGCAGAGCAAATGTTTGGAGAGATGGAAGTCTGGAATGCAATATCAGAACGTGATCGTCTTGAAATCTACGAAgatgttttattctttctttcaaaaaaagaaaag GAGCAAGCAAAGCAGTTGCGAAAAAGGAATTGGGAAGCCTTGAAAAACATACTTGACAACATGGCTAATGTAACATACTCTACTACTTGGTCTGAAGCCCAGCAGTATCTGATGGATAATCCAACATTTGCAGAAGATGAGGAATTACAGA acatggataaagaagatgcattaATTTGCTTTGAAGAACACATTCGGGctttagaaaaggaagaagaagaagaaaaacagaagagtttGTTGAGGGAAAGGAGACGACAGCGTAAAAATAGAGAATCTTTTcag ATATTTTTAGATGAACTGCATGAACATGGACAACTGCATTCTATGTCGTCTTGGATGGAGTTGTATCCAACAATTAGTTCTGATATTAGATTCACTAATATGCTTGGTCAGCCGG TTTTTTCATTAGGATCAACTGCACTTGACCTTTTCAAGTTTTATGTTGAGGATCTTAAAGCACGTTACCATGATGAGAAGAAGATAATAAAAGACATTCTAAAG GATAAAGGATTTGTAGTTGAAGTAAATACTACTTTTGAAGACTTTGTGGCAATAATCAGCTCAACTAAGAGATCAACCACGTTAGATGCTGGAAATATTAAGTTGGCTTTCAATAGT ttactagaAAAGGCAGAAGCCCGTGAacgtgaaagagaaaaagaggaggctCGGAAGATGAAACgaaaagaatctgcatttaagaGTATGTTGAAACAAGCTACTCCTCCAATAGAATTGGATGCTGTCTGGGAAGAT ATCCGGGAGAGATTTGTAAAAGAGCCAGCATTCGAGGACATAACTCTAGAGTCTGAAAGGAAACgaatatttaaagattttatgCATGTGCTTGAG CATGAATGTCAACATCATCATTCAAAGAACAAGAAACAttctaaaaaatctaaaaaacatCACAGGAAACGTTCCCGTTCTCGATCG GGGTCAGATTCAGATGATGATGACAGCCactcaaagaaaaaaagacagcgaTCAGAGTCTCGTTCTGCTTCAGAACATTCTTCTAGCGCTGAATCTG AGAGAAGTTATAAGAAGTCAAAAAAACATAAGAAGAAAAGCaagaagagaagacataaatcT gACTCTCCAGAGTCAGATGCTGAACGAGagaaggataaaaaagaaaaagaccggGAAAGCGAAAAAGATAGAACTAGACAAAGATCAGAATCAAAACACAAATCACCCAAGAAAAAGACTGGAAAGGATTCT ggTAATTGGGATACTTCTGGCAGTGAACTGAGTGAAGGGGAATTGGAAAAGCGCAGAAGGACCCTTTTGGAGCAACTGGATGATGATcaataa